Proteins encoded within one genomic window of Spirulina major PCC 6313:
- a CDS encoding GuaB3 family IMP dehydrogenase-related protein — MSIQIGRGKTARRAYGFDEIALAPGQCTLDPALADTRFSIGGIDLEIPILASAMDGVVDVKMAALLSELGALGVLNLEGIQTRYADPNPILDQIASVGKDEFVGLMQKLYAEPIQPDLIRQRIQEIKAQGGKAAVSLTPAGAAKFGSVVAEAGADLCLIQATVVSTSHLSPETIQPLDLAKFCAEMPMPVALGNCVTYDVALQLMQAGAAAVLVGIGPGAACTSRGVLGVGVPQATAVADCAAARDEFHAQTGKYIPIIADGGIVTGGDICKCIACGADAVMIGSPIARSAEAPGRGYHWGMATPSPVLPRGTRINVGTTGTIQEIMRGPARLDDGTHNLLGALQTSMGTLGAKNIKEMQQVEVVIAPSLLTEGKVYQKAQQLGMGK, encoded by the coding sequence GTGAGCATTCAAATTGGACGAGGGAAAACAGCACGGCGTGCATACGGGTTCGACGAAATCGCCCTAGCCCCCGGTCAATGTACCCTAGACCCCGCCTTAGCCGATACCCGCTTCAGCATTGGTGGGATTGATTTAGAAATCCCCATCCTAGCCAGTGCCATGGATGGCGTTGTGGATGTCAAGATGGCCGCGCTCCTCTCCGAACTCGGTGCGCTTGGCGTTCTCAACCTCGAAGGCATTCAAACCCGCTACGCCGACCCTAACCCGATCCTCGATCAGATCGCCTCAGTGGGCAAAGACGAATTCGTCGGGTTAATGCAGAAACTCTACGCCGAACCAATCCAACCGGATCTGATTCGGCAACGCATCCAGGAGATTAAAGCCCAAGGCGGTAAAGCCGCCGTCAGTCTCACCCCAGCAGGCGCGGCTAAATTCGGCTCCGTCGTGGCCGAAGCCGGTGCGGATCTCTGCTTAATTCAAGCCACCGTCGTCTCCACCTCCCACCTCTCCCCCGAAACTATTCAACCCCTGGATCTGGCGAAATTCTGCGCCGAAATGCCCATGCCCGTGGCATTGGGGAACTGTGTCACCTACGATGTGGCGCTGCAACTGATGCAGGCGGGCGCGGCGGCGGTGCTGGTGGGGATTGGCCCCGGTGCGGCTTGTACCTCTCGCGGCGTGCTTGGTGTGGGCGTTCCCCAAGCGACGGCGGTGGCGGACTGTGCGGCGGCCCGTGATGAATTCCACGCCCAAACCGGGAAATATATCCCGATTATTGCCGATGGCGGGATTGTCACCGGGGGGGATATTTGCAAATGTATCGCCTGTGGGGCCGATGCGGTGATGATTGGGTCGCCTATTGCGCGATCGGCGGAAGCACCGGGCCGGGGGTATCACTGGGGGATGGCTACGCCGAGTCCGGTGCTGCCCCGTGGAACGCGGATTAATGTGGGCACGACGGGGACGATTCAAGAAATCATGCGCGGCCCGGCCCGGCTCGATGATGGAACCCATAACCTCTTAGGGGCGTTGCAAACCAGTATGGGAACCTTGGGGGCGAAGAACATCAAGGAAATGCAACAGGTGGAAGTGGTGATCGCGCCGTCGCTGCTGACAGAAGGGAAGGTGTACCAAAAGGCTCAACAGTTGGGCATGGGTAAGTAG
- the hypB gene encoding hydrogenase nickel incorporation protein HypB produces the protein MCGTCGCHSENGVTILTADHDHHHHPSDDHAHDAHNHYHTHAPATRTLHLTESVLAKNDRLAERNRGYFLAKNLLVLNVISSPGSGKTTLLQATASQGGLRCGVVVGDLETDNDAQRFRAAGVPSVQITTGTLCHLEADMVLTAAQHLDLDAIQLLIVENVGNLVCPAAYDLGETLRIVLLSTTEGEDKPLKYPTLFKSADVVLLTKLDIAEAVGFDHGEAIANIRAINPTATIFSVSAKTGLGLTDWYQYLEERCGVGAIV, from the coding sequence ATGTGCGGAACCTGCGGCTGCCATAGCGAAAACGGCGTGACGATTCTCACCGCCGATCACGATCATCACCATCACCCCAGCGACGATCATGCCCACGATGCCCACAACCATTACCACACCCACGCCCCCGCCACCCGTACCCTCCACCTCACCGAATCTGTCCTCGCCAAAAACGATCGCCTCGCCGAACGCAATCGCGGCTATTTCCTCGCCAAAAATCTGCTGGTGTTGAATGTCATTTCCTCCCCCGGTTCCGGCAAAACCACCCTCCTCCAAGCCACCGCGAGCCAAGGCGGCCTGCGCTGCGGCGTAGTCGTGGGAGATTTGGAAACCGACAATGATGCCCAACGCTTCCGCGCTGCGGGCGTTCCCAGTGTCCAAATCACCACCGGAACCCTCTGCCACCTCGAAGCCGATATGGTACTGACGGCGGCTCAACACCTCGACCTCGACGCGATCCAACTGCTGATCGTGGAAAATGTGGGCAATCTCGTCTGTCCGGCGGCCTACGACCTCGGCGAAACCCTGCGCATTGTCCTGCTTTCCACCACCGAAGGCGAAGACAAACCCCTGAAATACCCCACTCTCTTTAAATCCGCTGATGTGGTGCTGTTGACTAAGCTCGATATTGCCGAGGCGGTGGGGTTTGATCATGGGGAAGCGATCGCCAATATCCGCGCCATCAACCCCACCGCCACTATCTTCAGCGTCTCCGCCAAAACCGGCCTCGGCCTAACGGATTGGTATCAATACCTCGAAGAACGGTGTGGAGTGGGTGCGATCGTCTAG
- a CDS encoding DUF5615 family PIN-like protein, with protein MTHPQPSYTYFLDHALPKSVAATLRNLGYTVERLQDHFPVNTQDVDWLPVVSQRGWIVLTKDKNIGKRMIELGAVANSNARLFTLVSGNMSSAETAQVFANVIGKCENIVQQEAAPFIFKIYKDGSVTRWRDANTMQQNVSP; from the coding sequence ATGACCCACCCGCAACCTTCCTATACCTACTTTCTTGACCACGCACTCCCCAAAAGTGTCGCCGCCACTCTCCGCAATCTGGGCTATACCGTTGAACGACTCCAAGACCACTTTCCGGTTAATACCCAAGATGTAGATTGGCTTCCTGTCGTTAGTCAACGCGGCTGGATTGTCCTGACCAAGGATAAAAATATTGGCAAGCGCATGATTGAACTGGGAGCCGTCGCCAACTCAAACGCCCGGCTTTTTACCCTTGTATCGGGCAATATGAGCTCTGCTGAGACCGCCCAAGTCTTTGCCAATGTGATTGGAAAATGTGAAAACATCGTGCAGCAAGAAGCTGCTCCTTTTATCTTCAAAATTTATAAGGATGGCTCAGTAACACGATGGCGTGATGCTAACACTATGCAGCAAAATGTATCACCGTAG
- a CDS encoding DUF433 domain-containing protein, with amino-acid sequence MPETPWLTNLNDTPTYRVADAAHYIRVPTVTLSTWLNGRTYTTQNGKRQSPPLIQRPNPKTPLLSFNNLLEGHILRVIRETHGIPLSNVRGAIDYLGQKFNTSHPLIHNQFKTDGVDLFMEHADLLINVSRAGQLAIRAVIQDLLKRIEWEDNIAVRLYPFISPTDPADKIISIDPRYSFGKPIITATGVPTDVLAEFYNAGDTIEDLAADYECTPAQVRAAIRFESSRQAA; translated from the coding sequence ATGCCTGAAACACCGTGGCTTACGAATCTCAACGACACACCGACCTATAGGGTTGCCGACGCAGCCCATTATATTCGTGTGCCCACTGTCACCCTCAGCACCTGGCTCAACGGACGCACCTACACCACTCAAAACGGCAAACGGCAAAGCCCGCCCCTCATCCAACGCCCCAACCCCAAAACTCCCCTGCTCAGCTTCAATAACCTCCTTGAAGGTCATATCTTGCGCGTCATTCGCGAAACTCACGGTATACCGCTCTCCAACGTGCGGGGCGCGATCGACTACCTTGGCCAAAAATTCAACACATCCCACCCCCTGATCCATAACCAATTCAAAACCGACGGCGTAGACCTCTTCATGGAACATGCCGATCTTCTGATTAACGTGTCGCGGGCTGGACAACTTGCCATCCGTGCAGTGATCCAAGACCTACTCAAGCGCATTGAGTGGGAAGACAATATTGCCGTCCGACTCTACCCCTTCATCAGCCCCACCGATCCCGCCGACAAAATCATCAGCATTGACCCCCGCTACTCTTTTGGTAAGCCCATCATCACCGCCACAGGAGTTCCCACCGATGTTCTCGCTGAGTTCTACAACGCAGGCGATACTATCGAAGACCTGGCCGCAGACTACGAATGCACCCCCGCCCAAGTCCGTGCCGCCATCCGGTTTGAGTCCTCGCGTCAAGCGGCATGA